One Chordicoccus furentiruminis DNA window includes the following coding sequences:
- the cdaA gene encoding diadenylate cyclase CdaA gives MSTIWSQIRIFLNDLYFPKIQAIDIVEILILAFLIYIFMEWIQRTRAYTLLKGILIVVLFILVATIFQMAAILWITQRLASVALLALVIIFQPELRKALEQLGNKSLLSSVFLFENAGEKGERFSDRTISEIVRAVNEMSEVRTGALIVLEQNILLTEYIDTGIMLDAEVSSQLLINIFEHNTPLHDGAVILRGDRITAATCYLPLSDNAKISKKYGTRHRAGLGISEASDSFTIIVSEETGRVSCAYMGVLTTGVTASGLREQLHQMQKRTLRMRDARIPRFRKGWKKDET, from the coding sequence GTGTCCACCATCTGGAGCCAGATCCGAATATTTCTCAATGACCTGTATTTCCCGAAAATACAGGCCATCGATATTGTGGAAATTCTGATTCTGGCCTTTCTGATCTATATCTTTATGGAATGGATTCAGCGGACACGCGCCTATACTCTTCTGAAGGGGATCCTGATCGTGGTTCTCTTCATACTCGTCGCGACGATCTTTCAGATGGCTGCGATCCTCTGGATCACGCAACGGCTGGCGTCCGTGGCTCTTCTGGCGCTCGTCATCATCTTTCAGCCGGAGCTCCGGAAGGCGCTGGAGCAGCTCGGAAACAAAAGCCTTCTTTCGTCTGTCTTTCTGTTTGAAAATGCAGGCGAGAAAGGCGAGCGGTTTTCGGACCGGACGATTTCCGAGATCGTCCGCGCGGTCAACGAGATGAGCGAGGTGCGCACCGGCGCGCTGATCGTCCTTGAGCAGAACATTCTCCTCACGGAGTACATCGATACCGGCATCATGCTGGATGCGGAAGTCTCAAGCCAGCTTCTGATCAATATCTTTGAACATAACACGCCGCTTCACGACGGGGCGGTGATTCTCCGGGGCGACCGGATCACCGCGGCGACCTGTTATCTTCCTCTTTCGGATAACGCGAAGATCAGCAAGAAATACGGCACGCGCCACAGGGCCGGGCTGGGGATCAGCGAAGCGTCGGATTCCTTCACGATCATTGTGTCGGAGGAGACGGGCCGGGTTTCCTGCGCCTATATGGGCGTGCTCACCACCGGCGTCACGGCCAGCGGACTCCGCGAGCAGCTTCATCAGATGCAGAAGCGGACCCTGAGAATGAGGGATGCGCGGATCCCGCGGTTCCGGAAAGGATGGAAGAAGGATGAAACGTAA
- a CDS encoding ECF transporter S component — translation MTDTAERPVRPDTRQTGAFRTKEVAFVGVFGAVAAVLMYFEFPLPFLPGFYQLDFSEVPVLIGTFAFGPVAGTLIELVKILLHLLLKGTSTAFVGDFANFLIGFALLLPAGLIYQNRKTRRRALAGMAAGTACMTVCGAVMNLYFLIPAYAKAFGLSVDAIVAMGTQVNPAVTSLNGLVLLCNVPFNLLKGVLVSAATFLLYKHVSRFIHKAGE, via the coding sequence ATGACAGACACAGCAGAAAGACCGGTCCGGCCGGACACCCGTCAGACGGGTGCATTTCGCACAAAGGAGGTCGCATTTGTCGGCGTCTTCGGCGCCGTCGCGGCGGTCCTGATGTATTTCGAGTTTCCTCTGCCTTTTCTCCCCGGCTTCTACCAGCTTGATTTCAGTGAGGTGCCCGTTCTGATCGGCACGTTCGCCTTCGGCCCGGTTGCCGGCACGCTGATCGAGCTCGTCAAGATTCTTCTTCATCTTCTTCTGAAGGGAACGTCCACGGCCTTCGTCGGAGATTTCGCGAATTTCCTCATCGGCTTCGCCCTGCTGCTGCCGGCCGGTCTTATCTACCAGAACCGGAAGACGAGAAGACGCGCACTGGCCGGGATGGCCGCCGGCACGGCCTGCATGACCGTCTGCGGCGCGGTGATGAATCTCTATTTTCTGATTCCCGCGTACGCAAAGGCCTTCGGTCTCTCCGTCGACGCCATCGTCGCGATGGGCACGCAGGTCAATCCGGCCGTCACGTCCCTGAACGGACTCGTGCTGCTGTGCAACGTACCGTTCAATCTTCTGAAGGGGGTGCTCGTCAGCGCCGCCACCTTCCTGCTCTACAAGCACGTGAGCCGCTTCATTCATAAGGCGGGAGAATAA
- a CDS encoding ROK family glucokinase, with protein MKSYAFGVDLGGTTVKIGLFRTDGELVYRHEIPTRKEKDGAYILGDIAKAVKKDLADRKISPDELEGIGIDIPGPVIHDSIVNRAVNLGWGVVDVAEELKKLTGVEKICVGNDANVAALGEMWKGGGKGHKNVVMVTLGTGVGGGIILNGKILPGVFGAAGEIGHIQVNPDETLICGCGKNGHLEQYASATGIARVAKEMLAQSEEPSSLRGIASPSARDVFDAAKAGDFVALEIVNHVCRILGRALAMISCVVDPEIFVIGGGVSKAGSILTDTVRKYYVEAAFHASEGTKIALAELGNDAGMYGAVKMVLG; from the coding sequence ATGAAATCGTATGCATTTGGCGTGGATCTCGGGGGAACGACGGTGAAGATCGGACTTTTCCGGACGGACGGAGAGCTGGTTTACCGGCATGAAATTCCGACCCGGAAGGAGAAGGACGGCGCGTATATCCTCGGCGACATCGCGAAGGCGGTGAAGAAGGATCTCGCGGACCGGAAGATCAGCCCGGACGAACTGGAAGGCATCGGGATCGATATTCCGGGCCCGGTGATTCATGACTCCATCGTCAACCGTGCGGTGAACCTCGGCTGGGGCGTCGTCGATGTGGCGGAGGAGCTGAAGAAGCTGACCGGCGTCGAAAAGATCTGTGTCGGCAATGACGCCAATGTCGCCGCGCTCGGCGAGATGTGGAAGGGCGGCGGCAAAGGGCATAAAAACGTCGTTATGGTCACGCTGGGGACCGGGGTAGGCGGCGGCATCATCCTGAACGGAAAGATTCTTCCCGGCGTCTTCGGGGCGGCGGGCGAGATCGGCCACATCCAGGTCAATCCGGATGAGACGCTGATCTGCGGCTGCGGGAAGAACGGTCATCTTGAACAGTACGCGTCGGCAACCGGGATCGCCCGTGTCGCGAAGGAGATGCTGGCGCAGTCCGAAGAGCCCTCCTCTCTCCGCGGCATCGCGTCTCCATCGGCAAGGGACGTCTTCGACGCGGCCAAGGCCGGCGATTTCGTCGCGCTTGAAATCGTGAATCATGTCTGCCGGATCCTCGGCCGGGCGCTGGCAATGATCTCCTGCGTGGTGGATCCCGAAATCTTCGTTATCGGAGGAGGCGTCTCCAAGGCGGGCAGCATCCTCACCGACACCGTGCGGAAGTATTATGTTGAGGCAGCGTTCCACGCCAGCGAGGGCACGAAGATCGCGCTGGCCGAGCTGGGAAATGACGCGGGCATGTACGGCGCCGTGAAGATGGTGCTCGGCTGA
- a CDS encoding NAD(P)/FAD-dependent oxidoreductase — translation MIEIQEIRIPCGAGREALEKKLRRLLRLGRDEPFTWRIARHGIDARKRPQLMDVYTVEVSLQGKSAEQERKRAERAGEKQIRWKEPVRYSFPSPAPDAPVLRHRPVVIGTGPAGLFCALKLAEQGYRPLVLERGAEMTERTERVERFWRTGELDPSANIQFGEGGAGTYSDGKLTTNVKDRFGRNAEVLRIFITAGAPEEIAYESHPHIGTDRLRDVVRAIRNEIIRLGGEVRFRTRMTDLIIRDGALTGILEQPSDGGAPCRLETEVCVLAPGHSARDTIRMLYGRQADITRKDFAVGLRVSHPQKMIDERAYGIGAPEERARLGLPAASYKLVTRAASGRGVYSFCMCPGGYIVDASSEPGGLAVNGMSDYARDSARANSAIVMTVGAETVGGDGPLDGLHFQERLERRAASLAAGRIPVERFTEFERAFRDPFSADTEVRPLTAEETEALCLKGRSARAPLHALLPETLTADFIEGMHTFERKIPGFAGPEALVAGLESRTSSPVRITRDESFQSNIRGLYPCGEGAGYAGGIMSAAIDGIRTAEAVARRYRPDAGTDEANGPQ, via the coding sequence ATGATCGAGATACAGGAAATCCGGATTCCCTGCGGCGCGGGACGGGAAGCGCTGGAGAAAAAGCTGAGGCGGCTTCTCCGTCTCGGGAGGGACGAGCCGTTCACCTGGCGTATCGCGCGGCACGGCATCGACGCGAGAAAGAGACCGCAGCTGATGGACGTCTACACAGTCGAGGTTTCGCTTCAGGGAAAGAGCGCGGAGCAGGAGAGGAAGCGGGCCGAACGGGCGGGAGAGAAACAGATCCGCTGGAAAGAGCCGGTCCGGTATTCGTTCCCGTCTCCGGCGCCGGACGCGCCCGTTCTCCGTCACCGGCCGGTCGTGATCGGTACGGGACCGGCCGGACTGTTCTGCGCGCTGAAGCTCGCGGAGCAGGGGTACCGGCCGCTGGTTCTGGAGCGGGGCGCGGAGATGACCGAGCGGACGGAGCGGGTTGAACGGTTCTGGAGAACCGGCGAACTCGATCCCTCCGCCAACATCCAGTTCGGGGAGGGCGGCGCCGGCACTTACTCCGACGGGAAGCTGACCACCAACGTGAAAGACCGCTTTGGCCGGAACGCGGAGGTGCTCCGGATCTTTATCACGGCCGGCGCTCCGGAGGAGATCGCGTATGAGTCCCATCCGCATATCGGAACGGACCGTCTCCGGGACGTGGTGCGGGCGATCCGGAACGAGATCATCCGGCTGGGCGGAGAGGTCCGCTTCCGCACCCGGATGACCGATCTTATCATCCGGGACGGCGCGCTGACCGGTATTCTGGAGCAGCCTTCGGACGGCGGCGCACCCTGTCGACTGGAGACGGAGGTATGCGTGCTGGCGCCGGGACACAGTGCCCGGGATACCATCCGGATGCTGTACGGACGGCAGGCGGACATCACGCGGAAGGATTTCGCGGTCGGCTTGCGGGTTTCGCATCCCCAGAAGATGATCGACGAGCGCGCCTACGGCATCGGCGCTCCGGAGGAGAGGGCGCGCCTCGGCCTTCCGGCCGCCAGCTACAAGCTGGTGACCCGCGCCGCCTCGGGCCGCGGCGTCTACAGCTTCTGCATGTGCCCGGGCGGGTATATCGTCGACGCATCCTCCGAACCGGGCGGACTGGCCGTGAACGGGATGAGCGACTACGCGCGGGACTCCGCCCGGGCCAACAGCGCCATCGTGATGACGGTCGGAGCGGAGACGGTTGGAGGAGACGGCCCGCTGGACGGCCTGCATTTTCAGGAAAGGCTCGAGAGACGCGCCGCGTCTCTCGCGGCCGGACGGATTCCGGTCGAGCGCTTCACCGAATTTGAGCGTGCGTTCCGTGATCCGTTCTCAGCGGACACGGAGGTCCGTCCCCTGACGGCGGAAGAGACGGAGGCGCTCTGCCTTAAGGGAAGAAGCGCGCGGGCTCCGCTGCATGCGCTGCTGCCGGAGACGCTGACCGCGGATTTCATCGAGGGTATGCATACGTTCGAGCGGAAAATTCCCGGGTTTGCCGGGCCGGAGGCGCTGGTCGCGGGACTCGAGAGCCGCACATCCTCGCCGGTGCGGATCACGCGGGACGAAAGCTTCCAGTCGAACATCCGCGGGCTCTACCCCTGCGGGGAGGGAGCCGGGTATGCCGGCGGCATCATGTCGGCGGCCATCGACGGCATCAGAACGGCGGAGGCGGTGGCCCGGCGGTACCGTCCGGACGCGGGAACAGATGAAGCAAACGGACCACAGTAA
- a CDS encoding CdaR family protein produces the protein MKRNHVFTHPVLGVVSLVIAFFVWLIVMNVSDPVRTKTFASIPVSVSNASYVESKGLSYKIADGFQNISVTVKSNTSIIERLSTSSIVANADLTQIIDFNSDPVMVPVTVQIPGVSTDSITANPRNIEISLEDMVSQDFVINTTAGDTSPANGYEIGSISATPEKLTLRGPKSLIERIDKVVAQVDVTGLKTDATLGTTIRVFDKNGDVLSDSRMNYLTPNIGFDDIRVRVTLDEVLSDVPIVAQSYGTPAEGYTVGDISVTPSTIQLVGSEDALDAFRADGGKIVIDSDSKAVDISGASSDQDINVKITDYLPADLRLAADLTDKVVVNVKILEQNTKSFEIETKNIRQDNLPDSLNAVFKESQLDVRVKGSDEKLARLSTDDISASVDLSGVKAGDVTLPVSISLPDGYELASQVTADLTISATEGDSKADSVNA, from the coding sequence ATGAAACGTAATCACGTCTTCACGCATCCGGTTCTCGGTGTCGTCTCGCTGGTGATCGCCTTCTTTGTCTGGCTGATCGTGATGAACGTCAGCGATCCGGTCCGAACGAAGACGTTCGCCTCGATCCCGGTCAGCGTGTCGAACGCCTCCTATGTGGAATCGAAGGGACTTTCCTACAAAATTGCGGACGGTTTTCAGAATATCAGCGTGACGGTGAAGTCCAACACCTCGATCATCGAGCGGCTCAGCACGTCCAGCATCGTGGCCAATGCGGATCTGACGCAGATCATCGACTTCAACTCCGATCCGGTGATGGTGCCGGTGACGGTTCAGATTCCGGGCGTTTCGACGGACAGCATCACGGCGAATCCGCGAAACATCGAAATTTCGCTCGAGGATATGGTGAGCCAGGATTTCGTGATCAATACCACGGCGGGCGATACGTCGCCGGCGAACGGATATGAGATCGGATCGATTTCCGCCACACCGGAGAAACTGACGCTGCGCGGGCCTAAGTCGCTGATCGAGCGGATCGACAAGGTCGTCGCCCAGGTGGATGTCACCGGGCTGAAGACCGACGCCACGCTGGGCACGACGATCCGGGTCTTTGACAAGAACGGCGACGTGCTGAGTGATTCGCGGATGAACTATCTGACGCCGAATATCGGCTTCGATGACATCCGCGTCCGGGTGACACTGGACGAGGTGCTTTCGGATGTGCCGATCGTTGCGCAGAGCTACGGCACGCCGGCGGAGGGCTACACGGTCGGCGACATCTCCGTGACGCCGTCCACGATCCAGCTGGTGGGCAGTGAGGACGCGCTCGATGCCTTCCGCGCGGACGGAGGAAAGATCGTGATTGATTCCGATTCGAAGGCGGTTGATATCAGCGGCGCCTCCTCGGACCAGGACATCAACGTCAAGATTACCGATTATCTGCCGGCGGATCTGCGGCTCGCCGCCGACCTGACGGATAAGGTGGTCGTCAACGTCAAGATCCTCGAGCAGAACACAAAGTCGTTTGAGATCGAGACGAAGAACATCCGTCAGGACAATCTGCCGGACAGCCTCAACGCTGTATTCAAGGAATCGCAGCTGGATGTCCGTGTGAAGGGGAGCGATGAGAAACTCGCCCGTCTGAGCACGGATGACATCAGTGCGTCTGTGGATCTGAGCGGCGTGAAGGCCGGGGACGTGACGCTGCCGGTAAGTATTTCTCTGCCGGATGGCTATGAACTGGCGTCTCAGGTGACGGCGGATCTCACGATTTCTGCCACCGAGGGTGATTCGAAGGCGGACAGCGTGAACGCGTAG
- a CDS encoding aspartate dehydrogenase produces MSFLHKNEKKKSAGTKAYDPEKMQPAIRCSICTGEQVAGFLNRESGRFREDRLVRNETDIESFRADYGIDGEIVKIY; encoded by the coding sequence ATGTCCTTTCTTCATAAGAATGAGAAAAAGAAATCCGCCGGGACGAAGGCATACGATCCGGAGAAAATGCAGCCCGCTATCCGGTGCAGCATCTGCACCGGGGAGCAGGTCGCCGGCTTTCTGAACAGGGAAAGCGGCCGGTTCCGCGAGGACCGGCTGGTACGGAATGAGACGGATATCGAATCGTTCCGCGCGGATTACGGAATCGACGGCGAAATTGTGAAAATTTACTGA
- a CDS encoding DUF4317 family protein, which yields MIDREDMLELTRRMTPTRTCFTRIAGAYMTAEGEIDNTFNVNFLNLSGGDKAKNLKLAKTVPFARTNEQLRERRFPEEAGKGSGFWRLLRGIHSCGLKNDLLMEALYEQIGLSYVSPSDYAVAVFHGVYDVPMKASDKGYLYESEEVYDFIICTVSPTLPDYEIGRPDFGFLFPAFSFRSGDEGAIDLYTRAPETAQPALVRRILGGG from the coding sequence ATGATTGACAGAGAGGACATGCTTGAGCTTACGCGTCGGATGACTCCGACGCGTACTTGCTTTACCCGGATCGCCGGCGCGTATATGACGGCGGAAGGAGAGATCGACAACACGTTCAATGTGAACTTCCTGAATCTGAGCGGAGGAGACAAGGCGAAGAACCTGAAGCTCGCGAAGACGGTGCCGTTTGCCCGTACCAACGAGCAGCTCCGCGAGCGCCGCTTCCCGGAGGAGGCCGGAAAAGGCAGCGGCTTCTGGCGCCTTCTCCGCGGAATCCACAGCTGCGGGCTGAAGAACGATCTTCTGATGGAAGCGCTGTACGAGCAGATCGGCCTTTCCTATGTATCGCCGTCGGACTACGCGGTGGCGGTTTTTCACGGTGTCTATGACGTTCCGATGAAGGCGTCGGACAAGGGGTATCTCTATGAGTCCGAGGAAGTGTACGATTTCATCATCTGCACGGTTTCGCCGACGCTTCCGGACTACGAGATCGGGCGGCCGGACTTCGGGTTTCTGTTCCCGGCCTTCTCCTTCAGGAGCGGCGACGAGGGCGCGATCGACCTGTATACCCGGGCTCCGGAGACGGCGCAGCCGGCGCTGGTCCGGCGGATCCTCGGGGGCGGCTGA
- a CDS encoding SGNH/GDSL hydrolase family protein: MRTYLFLGDSVTDSSRNWDEEGLGEGYVRKIAETLHYGSGELRVVNAGTDGYTLEDLLSEWEKTERTIKEAPGGASSCFVSVLIGINDALGIASSAERSADPADFTSEKEGRTERVRDLPSGGAADRAVCRFSERFRELAARIRAAGCGRVTVIEPFALEPVTFGGAEAPECLLPVLDRIASAEEKAASEAGFVFVPTRSVFLRQSQCSGEPLTVDGIHPTDEGHELLAERFLKTIRFSGTDRRQGGFILPPYE, from the coding sequence ATGAGAACATATCTGTTTCTGGGCGACAGCGTGACGGACAGCAGCCGGAACTGGGATGAGGAAGGTCTTGGGGAAGGGTATGTGCGGAAAATCGCGGAGACGCTTCATTACGGATCCGGGGAGCTGCGCGTCGTCAACGCAGGAACCGACGGCTATACGCTGGAGGACCTGCTGTCGGAGTGGGAGAAAACGGAGCGGACAATCAAAGAGGCGCCGGGCGGCGCCTCTTCCTGCTTCGTTTCGGTTCTGATCGGGATCAATGATGCGCTCGGCATCGCGTCTTCGGCGGAACGATCCGCGGATCCGGCGGATTTCACTTCAGAAAAAGAAGGCCGGACGGAACGTGTCCGGGATCTTCCGTCCGGCGGCGCAGCCGACCGGGCGGTCTGCCGCTTCAGCGAACGGTTTAGGGAACTTGCCGCCCGGATCCGCGCCGCCGGATGCGGCCGCGTGACCGTGATTGAGCCCTTCGCACTCGAGCCCGTGACGTTCGGCGGGGCGGAGGCGCCGGAATGTCTCCTCCCGGTTCTGGACCGGATCGCGTCGGCGGAGGAGAAAGCGGCCTCGGAGGCAGGCTTCGTCTTTGTCCCGACCCGTTCCGTCTTTCTCCGTCAGAGTCAGTGCTCCGGGGAGCCGCTGACGGTGGACGGCATTCATCCCACCGATGAGGGACACGAGCTGCTGGCGGAGCGGTTCCTCAAGACCATCCGCTTCAGCGGAACGGACCGGAGGCAGGGCGGTTTTATTCTCCCGCCTTATGAATGA
- a CDS encoding threonine/serine exporter family protein produces MPEQAPLKTHHMTYHWHRMVESKSDTPIRKAELHDKALLIGRVGLMMLSVGTGAYRVRESMDILSRELGVTCSADIGLVSLECTIYQGEHAVTQALSLKSTGINTDKLMELQKFVRAFPEMADTMTADELHRKLDVIRDRPGHYSPARLGCAAGLACFGFTFLLGGGLVEMICTLLGAGAGNAIKSYMVKRKLTLLAGTIVGVAAACLVYVLSVQFGERFLGVSPEHEAGYICAMLFIIPGFPLITGGIDLAKLDMRSGLERMSYAVLIILVATATGWVTAAALSFRPADFIPQDLWYPQQVLLRLLMSFFGVYGFSLMYNSPRKMAATAGLIGAVSNTVRLSLVSYLGMAGGEAAFIGALLSGLLASAVRKKSGYPRISLTVPSIVIMVPGMYMYRSLYNLGVNNVTEAAHWMSGAFIIVLALPLGLVAARILTDRSFRHVI; encoded by the coding sequence ATGCCTGAACAGGCCCCTCTGAAAACCCACCACATGACATACCACTGGCACCGCATGGTCGAATCGAAGAGCGATACCCCGATCCGGAAGGCGGAGCTGCATGACAAGGCGCTGCTGATCGGACGCGTGGGTCTGATGATGCTGTCCGTCGGGACCGGCGCCTACCGCGTGCGGGAGTCGATGGATATCCTTTCCCGTGAGCTCGGCGTCACCTGCTCGGCGGATATCGGCCTTGTCTCGCTTGAGTGCACCATCTATCAGGGAGAGCACGCGGTGACGCAGGCGCTGTCCCTGAAATCCACCGGCATCAACACGGACAAGCTGATGGAGCTGCAGAAATTCGTCCGCGCGTTTCCGGAGATGGCGGATACGATGACGGCGGATGAGCTTCACCGGAAGCTGGACGTCATCCGGGACCGCCCGGGTCATTATTCCCCGGCTCGGCTCGGCTGCGCGGCGGGACTCGCCTGCTTCGGGTTCACCTTTCTTCTGGGCGGCGGTCTGGTGGAGATGATCTGCACGCTGCTGGGCGCGGGCGCCGGAAACGCCATCAAGTCGTATATGGTGAAGCGGAAGCTCACGCTGCTCGCGGGCACGATCGTCGGCGTCGCGGCGGCCTGTCTCGTCTATGTGCTGTCGGTCCAGTTCGGGGAACGCTTCCTCGGCGTCTCGCCGGAGCATGAGGCCGGCTATATCTGCGCGATGCTCTTCATCATCCCGGGATTCCCGCTGATCACCGGAGGAATCGATCTTGCGAAGCTGGATATGCGGTCCGGGCTGGAGAGGATGTCCTACGCCGTGCTGATCATTCTGGTGGCGACGGCGACCGGATGGGTGACGGCGGCTGCGCTCAGCTTCCGGCCCGCGGATTTCATCCCCCAGGATCTCTGGTATCCGCAGCAGGTGCTGCTCCGGCTTCTGATGAGCTTCTTCGGCGTCTACGGCTTCTCTCTGATGTACAACAGCCCCCGGAAGATGGCCGCCACCGCCGGTCTCATCGGCGCCGTTTCGAACACCGTCCGGCTGTCGCTCGTCAGTTATCTCGGGATGGCCGGAGGCGAGGCGGCCTTCATCGGCGCGCTGCTTTCCGGCCTGCTGGCCTCCGCGGTCAGAAAAAAGTCGGGCTATCCGAGAATCTCCCTCACCGTGCCGTCCATTGTGATCATGGTGCCGGGTATGTATATGTACAGGAGCCTTTATAATCTGGGCGTGAATAATGTGACGGAAGCGGCGCACTGGATGTCCGGCGCCTTCATCATTGTGCTGGCGCTGCCGCTCGGGCTGGTGGCCGCGCGGATTCTGACGGACCGGAGCTTCCGGCATGTGATTTGA
- a CDS encoding mechanosensitive ion channel family protein yields the protein MREILSNQYVEALLFTAVMLLLLKINGRVFRTLKKRRNNSAMAFLEGVIRALIIIAIVVRILNLWSGFSKFSNQILMSSSLLIVVLGFVFQEGLSNIVHGLILLVFKPFEIGDRVRVTVNGTELTGYVTTINLRSTVIRNLINSASLIVPNAAMDTAVIENAHYAENAYTTGLIDLSVTYESDLDLAVRTAADVIAAHPAVRAARADRGENGPVSVIVRDLGESGISLRCSVLTHTPEENYQACSDLRLALWRRFQEEDGLEFAYPHMQILEETEAGQKKEACDVLSS from the coding sequence ATGAGGGAGATCCTGTCGAATCAGTATGTGGAAGCGCTGCTCTTCACAGCCGTGATGCTGCTGCTCCTCAAGATCAACGGGCGGGTGTTCCGTACGCTGAAAAAGAGGAGAAACAACTCCGCGATGGCCTTTCTGGAAGGCGTCATCCGCGCCCTGATCATCATCGCGATCGTGGTCCGGATTCTGAATCTGTGGAGCGGTTTCTCGAAATTCAGCAATCAGATCCTGATGTCATCCTCGCTGCTGATCGTCGTACTCGGGTTCGTCTTTCAGGAAGGACTGAGCAATATCGTGCACGGACTGATCCTGCTTGTCTTCAAGCCGTTTGAAATCGGCGACCGGGTCCGCGTGACGGTGAACGGAACGGAGCTGACGGGCTATGTCACGACCATCAATCTGAGAAGTACCGTGATCCGGAACCTCATCAATTCGGCCTCGCTCATCGTCCCCAACGCGGCGATGGATACGGCGGTCATCGAAAATGCCCATTACGCGGAGAATGCTTATACGACGGGACTCATCGACCTCTCCGTGACCTACGAATCGGATCTCGACCTGGCGGTCCGGACAGCGGCGGATGTGATCGCGGCGCATCCGGCGGTCCGGGCGGCGCGGGCGGACAGAGGGGAGAACGGGCCGGTGAGTGTCATTGTGAGGGATCTGGGCGAATCCGGCATCAGCCTCCGGTGCAGCGTGCTCACGCATACGCCTGAGGAGAATTATCAGGCCTGCTCCGATCTCCGGCTGGCGCTCTGGCGGCGGTTTCAGGAAGAAGACGGCCTTGAATTTGCCTACCCGCACATGCAGATTCTGGAAGAAACGGAAGCCGGACAGAAGAAGGAGGCGTGCGATGTCCTTTCTTCATAA